TCAGCCATTTTAGCTGCAGCTTCTTTGACCACATCCGCAATTATATCCATGCTCACCGCAGCGGGCATCTTGGCTACCTTGGCAGTTGCCTCCTTTAAGGGTTCTTCCATTGCCTCCACTTTCTCCATCGAGGTTACTTTCGCGCCTGCTTCTCTCATCACATCGACCAACCTCATGATATCCATGATTCTCCTTCTTCTCTCAGCGGCAGGCAATCCCGCTTCTGCCATCCTCAATATCGCCTCTCTGAACATATCGAGTTCCGCCTGGGCTATGGCCTCCGCTTCTTTCATAGCCTCTTCTCTCACACGAGCGAGTTTCTTTCTCCTCTCCTCAACGGATACTTCCTCTCTTATCATCTCAAGGGTCGCTTGCCTCACAGCTTTTCTAACCATGGCTATTTTTCTGTCCTCTAATCTTTCAAGAAGCTCCCTTCTCTCGGCGGCGACCTCTTCCTCCTCAGGTAAACCGAATATGACAGGAACCACAGTATCCTGAAATCTTCTTTTATATTTCGTTATCAACTTCGGAGTTAGAAGAAAGGCATCTGATAAGGCATAGTAGGATTTATCCACAGCATCGGAAATGAATATTGAAACTTTCGATATGAGAAAAACCGTGCCCGCAGCCAGCTTCAAATACCAATATTTAATAGAAACCCACTCGGGAGGATCTACATGGAACCAACCAAACCTATAGCCCAAAATGAAGTACATTCCTCCACCAAGAATGCAGATGGATAATCCCAGGAGATTGTGGACGACCTCCGGGTTTGTGAGGAAAGCATAGGTTTTGGGATCGTAAAGGAGTGGAATGGTCGATCTCAATCCAGTGGCGTGGATATTGTACAATATATGATATGGATGAGATACTGGGTCAAAACCGAAGTTTGCCAGAGCCGGCCCGATGAACTTCTCCAATAACCAATTGGGCTTGAGACCTATGAACAAAATTGCCGCGGATATAGCGAACATGGCTATCCGCATCGATAGGGGTTCGGGCTCAACATCCTTGAATTTCTCCGGTCTTTTCCATATAAACACAAAGGACCACATCTTCATGTTGGAACAGAATGTACCGAATGCTGTGAGGACGAAGAATACCTCGGCGATTATGAGCAGAATATCCGGTCGATGAACAGCCGAATAATGCGCCGAGTGTTCATAAGCTTCCAATATCGCGTGATGAAGTATGGTCTTGGAGGCAAATCCGTTAAAGAGGGGTATTCCAGATATACCGCAGACGGCAATGAAGCATGCCAAAGCAGTGAAGGGCATATTTCTCCACATTCCACCCAGTTTGTACATATCCAGTTCACGGGTTCTAAAGTATACCGCCCCTATAGCCAGAAACAGTCCCGCTTTAAACAGGGCGTGATTCACTATATGGTAGAGTCCCCCGGCGAGACCCATGGCTCCGTCCGTCCCTAGGTACGCAGCACATCCCAGTCCCATCACGATGTAGCCCATTTGGGAGACGGAATGATATGCAAGCATCCTCTTACAATTCGGAGAAAGCAATGCGTTTACCACGCCAAAGAACATGGTAATCACACCAATCCAAATCAATCCATAACCCAGGCTCGTGAGCATGGTCCAACCGGCTCCGTGAGCAGCCTGGGCAGCCTGAGTTGCGTGTGAGGCGTGAGTGCTGCTGTGCGCTGCCGCCCTTGCAACAGGAGCAAACAGAGTATTCACGGTTCTCAAGATGCCATAGGCTCCCGCTTTTATCATCAAACCGGAAAGCAATGCGGAAGCGGGTGTGGGAGCTATGGGGTGAGCTTCAGGGAGCCAGACGTGGAGGAAGAATATACCAGCTTTGCTCCCAAAGCCCGCGATCATCATGATGGCCACGAGATATCTTAAGTATGAGGGCATGGTCTTTTTCATGAGGGCAGCCATGGGTGCAATATCTATCTTGCCGACCTTGGCAGCGAGGATTATTATTCCTCCAAGGAGAAGCAGCCCACCAATGACGCTCATATAGAGATATAATCTTCCCGCTGCCATGGCTTCTTCAGTTTCCTCGTGAACGACCAGAACGTAGGAGAAGACCGCCAGGAGCTCAAAGAATAAGAACAGAGAGAAGAAATCCTTGGTTAAAAGGACTCCGAGGTTTGCCCCCAGGGTAAGTAGAGCGAAGAAATAATATCTGCCCTGAGCGTGCTCAACACTCATGTATGAAGTTGCATAGATACAGGAAAGTGCCCAAATGAATGCAGTTATCGCGGCTATTAGCAGCCCAACAGCATCCACTCCGAAGTTTATTCCAAAGCCAAGACCTGAAGGGAAAGAACATTCAATGCCCCTGTAAAAATGTTCACCAATATGAATGCCTTGTACCACTGGCTGATACATACAAAGGACGATGACGAAGGTCAAAATGGTTGTGGAAACCACGATGGCATTTCTAATTTTTGTCTTCCCACTGAAGATTGCCGCAAAAACTGCTCCAATAAACGGAATAAGCACGGCAAGAAAGGGAAGAAAGGCTATGATGCTCACCTTAGGTGTTACAGGTCCCAAAACTTCAAGATGCATACATTAACCTCCAACCTTAGTTTGGCAAATTTCAATTCTAGATAAGTGTTTTATCTGCATAAATACTGCTCTTCCCTAGCAAATGTAAAATAAAAATGCAAAATGACATTGAATTTTTCATTTAGGCAAGACTTTAGCTGTGCAAACCTAAATTTTGCCAAAGTACAGAACCTCCAACTTCGAAGGATTTATATCTAATGACCGAAGTAAATGTGAGCTAATGCTTTCGCCAAATTCAGTGGGAACTGAGGATAGATACCGAAGATCAATGTCCCCAAGGCGAGTACAAACAGTGGAACAAGCATTAGCCAACTTGGATCTTCCCTCTTCACCTCGACATGTTCTTCATGACGAGAATGTCCATGCCCGGGATTGTGTCCTCCATGTTCAACTCCAAACCAGGCTCTGATGACGATAGGTCCATAATAAACCGCATTGAGTAAGCTGCTCAAAAGGAGGAAGCCAACCACGGCTATCCCAGTTGCCCTGCTGATGATGCCAATCGAGGCAGATTGAAGAGCCCCTTCAGCCAATACCCATTTACTGATGAATCCACAAAAGGGTGGAAAACCAATCATTGAACAGGCAGCCAAGGTAAAGCAGATCATGGTCAGGGGCATGCGAAAGCCTATCCCCCTCAAATCCTTCAATTGCCTCAAACCGGTTTTGAATATCATTGCTCCGGCACACAGAAACAATGTCCCCTTCATCAAAGCGTGATTGAAGATGTGCAAAACTCCCCCCGTTAAGCCCACGGACGACAGAAGAGCTGCCCCCGTGATCACGTAGCCAATCTGAGCGATGGAGGAGAATGCGAGAAGCCTCTTTATCTCCTTCTGAAGAATGGCACATCCAGAACCCAAAATCATGGTGATTATTCCCAAGACCAATAAGAATTTGCCCGTGGCAAAACTAGCCAGAATTGGGGAGCCAAAAACGGCATATATGGTTCGGATGATTCCGTAAGCTCCTGCCTTTATCATTATCCCTGAAAGCAGAGCAGAAGCGGGCGTCGGAGCAATGGGGTGAGCATCAGGAAGCCACACATGAACGGGAAACATCCCCGCCTTAACGGCGAATCCAAGGATGAAGCACCAAAAGATCAAACCGAAATAGGGACTTTGCCTCAAGGCAGTTAATCCAGCCTCAGTGAGTGTAGTCGTCCCACAAATTGCGTGTGTGGCAACGACAGCCAGAAGCAACACAAGCCCACCAATTATCCCCATGAATAAATATTTGAGACCAGCCTTCATGGCTTCTTCGGTTTCCTCGTGAATGATCAATATATAAGAGAGGATAGCCATGAGTTCGAAGAAAATGTAGAGGCTGAATAGATTACCGGTGAATACAATGCCCATCATCCCGCATAAGGAGAGTAGGGAGAAAATATTGAATCTGGTTTTTGCATGCTCTGGTTTCATATATTCGATGGCATATACAGAAGCCATGAACCATAGCAAAGAGGCGATAAAGCCCAAGAGGAAACCCAGAGAATCAACATATAAAGTTAGGGTCACCGGAAGAAGTGGATAAAATCTCCATTCCACGGTGTGCCCCTTGGCGATCGCCGGATAAATCAAGCACACCAGGAAAAATGTTATCCCGCAGATTATAGCCGTAAGGGTACATCCTCGCTCTTCAGAAACTTTCTTCGAGATATAGTAAACACCTATTGCTCCCAACGCTGGGACTATGATCGCAAGTAAAGCAAATACACCCAATCCAAATTCCCCCAAAA
This is a stretch of genomic DNA from Actinomycetota bacterium. It encodes these proteins:
- a CDS encoding proton-conducting transporter membrane subunit — translated: MHLEVLGPVTPKVSIIAFLPFLAVLIPFIGAVFAAIFSGKTKIRNAIVVSTTILTFVIVLCMYQPVVQGIHIGEHFYRGIECSFPSGLGFGINFGVDAVGLLIAAITAFIWALSCIYATSYMSVEHAQGRYYFFALLTLGANLGVLLTKDFFSLFLFFELLAVFSYVLVVHEETEEAMAAGRLYLYMSVIGGLLLLGGIIILAAKVGKIDIAPMAALMKKTMPSYLRYLVAIMMIAGFGSKAGIFFLHVWLPEAHPIAPTPASALLSGLMIKAGAYGILRTVNTLFAPVARAAAHSSTHASHATQAAQAAHGAGWTMLTSLGYGLIWIGVITMFFGVVNALLSPNCKRMLAYHSVSQMGYIVMGLGCAAYLGTDGAMGLAGGLYHIVNHALFKAGLFLAIGAVYFRTRELDMYKLGGMWRNMPFTALACFIAVCGISGIPLFNGFASKTILHHAILEAYEHSAHYSAVHRPDILLIIAEVFFVLTAFGTFCSNMKMWSFVFIWKRPEKFKDVEPEPLSMRIAMFAISAAILFIGLKPNWLLEKFIGPALANFGFDPVSHPYHILYNIHATGLRSTIPLLYDPKTYAFLTNPEVVHNLLGLSICILGGGMYFILGYRFGWFHVDPPEWVSIKYWYLKLAAGTVFLISKVSIFISDAVDKSYYALSDAFLLTPKLITKYKRRFQDTVVPVIFGLPEEEEVAAERRELLERLEDRKIAMVRKAVRQATLEMIREEVSVEERRKKLARVREEAMKEAEAIAQAELDMFREAILRMAEAGLPAAERRRRIMDIMRLVDVMREAGAKVTSMEKVEAMEEPLKEATAKVAKMPAAVSMDIIADVVKEAAAKMA
- a CDS encoding proton-conducting transporter membrane subunit — translated: MGVFALLAIIVPALGAIGVYYISKKVSEERGCTLTAIICGITFFLVCLIYPAIAKGHTVEWRFYPLLPVTLTLYVDSLGFLLGFIASLLWFMASVYAIEYMKPEHAKTRFNIFSLLSLCGMMGIVFTGNLFSLYIFFELMAILSYILIIHEETEEAMKAGLKYLFMGIIGGLVLLLAVVATHAICGTTTLTEAGLTALRQSPYFGLIFWCFILGFAVKAGMFPVHVWLPDAHPIAPTPASALLSGIMIKAGAYGIIRTIYAVFGSPILASFATGKFLLVLGIITMILGSGCAILQKEIKRLLAFSSIAQIGYVITGAALLSSVGLTGGVLHIFNHALMKGTLFLCAGAMIFKTGLRQLKDLRGIGFRMPLTMICFTLAACSMIGFPPFCGFISKWVLAEGALQSASIGIISRATGIAVVGFLLLSSLLNAVYYGPIVIRAWFGVEHGGHNPGHGHSRHEEHVEVKREDPSWLMLVPLFVLALGTLIFGIYPQFPLNLAKALAHIYFGH